One region of Oryza glaberrima chromosome 7, OglaRS2, whole genome shotgun sequence genomic DNA includes:
- the LOC127778560 gene encoding TIR-only protein-like has protein sequence MSSTGLSRGRRCTIASRLNASAEAAVAATSSSRGEKQKAAVARRVEYYDEEDARGEARYDVFINHRGVDTKRTVARLFYDRLVAAGVRAFLDNQSMRPGDRLDERIGEAISQCGVAVAIFSPHYCDSEYCLRELALLVESRKKIIPVFYNIKPSDLVLPQAVVESVAHHPRDIERFKFALREVKNTVGLTYDPATGDLAELVTSAATAVLENIDKHEVTQGRQMIMSRL, from the exons ATGTCGTCCACCGGGCTTTCCCGCGGCCGCCGGTGCACCATCGCGTCGCGGCTAAACGCGTCGGCTGAGGCGGCGGTTGcggccaccagcagcagcaggggggAGAAGCAGAAGGCGGCGGTAGCGAGACGGGTGGAGTActacgacgaggaggatgcGCGGGGGGAGGCGCGCTACGACGTTTTCATCAACCACAGGGGCGTGGACACCAAGAGGACGGTGGCGCGGCTTTTCTAcgaccgcctcgtcgccgcgggCGTCCGCGCCTTCCTGGACAACCAGTCAATGCGCCCCGGCGATCGTCTCGACGAGCGGATCGGCGAGGCCATCAGCCAGTGCGGCGTCGCGGTGGCCATCTTCTCGCCGCACTACTGCGACTCCGAGTATTGCCTCCGCGAGCTCGCCCTCCTCGTCGAGTCACGGAAAAAGATCATCCCGGTGTTTTACAACATCAAGCCCTCGGATCTCGTCCTCCCGCAGGCCGTCGTCGAGTCCGTCGCTCACCATCCCCGCGACATTGAACGCTTCAAATTCGCGCTACGCGAGGTCAAGAACACAGTCGGCCTCACCTACGACCCAGCCACAGG AGATCTTGCAGAGCTCGTAACATCGGCGGCTACCGCAGTTTTGGAGAACATAGACAAGCATGAGGTCACGCAAGGAAGACAGATGATCATGTCCAGGCTGTAA
- the LOC127778559 gene encoding NAC transcription factor ONAC010: MESPDSSSGSAPPRVLRRQQQQPGSAPELPPGFRFHPTDEELVVHYLKKKAASVPLPVTIIAEVDLYKFDPWELPEKANFGEQEWYFFSPRDRKYPNGARPNRAATSGYWKATGTDKPIMASGSTREKVGVKKALVFYRGKPPKGVKTNWIMHEYRLTDTSSSAAAVATTRRPPPPITGGSRGAVSLRLDDWVLCRIYKKTNKAGGGQRSMECEDSVEDAVAAYAPSSQQHATAAAGMAGSDGAGGVAAAHGGDYSSLLHHDSHEDTFLVNGLLTAEDAAGLSTGASSLSQLAAAARAAATPCDATKQLLAPSPTPFNWFEAFLPRAKEFPGGLSRSSRDIGDMSLSSTVDRSLSEAGAVAIDTGDAANGANTMPAFINPLGVQGATYQQHQAIMGASLPSESAAAAAACNFQHPFQLSRVNWDS, translated from the exons atgGAGAGCCCGGACTCGTCGTCCGGCTCGGCGCCACCGCGAGTACTACGGCGGCAACAGCAGCAGCCGGGCTCGGCGCCGGAGCTGCCGCCGGGGTTCCGGTTCCACCCGACGGACGAGGAGCTGGTGGTGCACTACCTCAAGAAGAAGGCCGCCTCCGTTCCGCTCCCCGTCACCATCATCGCCGAGGTCGATCTCTACAAGTTCGATCCCTGGGAGCTCCCCG AGAAGGCGAACTTCGGGGAGCAGGAGTGGTATTTCTTCAGCCCGAGGGACCGCAAGTACCCGAACGGGGCGCGGCCGAACCGGGCGGCGACGTCGGGGTACTGGAAGGCCACCGGCACCGACAAGCCCATCATGGCGTCGGGGAGCACCCGCGAGAAGGTCGGCGTGAAGAAGGCGCTCGTGTTCTACCGGGGCAAGCCACCCAAGGGCGTCAAGACTAACTGGATCATGCACGAGTACCGTCTCACGGACACGtctagctccgccgccgccgtcgctacgaccaggcggccgccgccgcccatcaccGGCGGTAGCAGGGGCGCCGTCTCTCTCAgg CTGGATGACTGGGTGCTGTGCCGCATATACAAGAAGACGAACAAGGCCGGTGGGGGGCAGAGGAGCATGGAGTGCGAGGACTCCGTGGAGGACGCGGTGGCCGCGTACGCGCCGTCGTCGCAGCAGCATGCCACGGCTGCTGCTGGCATGGCCGGTTCGGACGGCGCCGGAGGAGTTGCTGCAGCGCACGGCGGCGACTACAGTTCACTACTCCATCACGACAGCCACGAGGACACCTTCCTCGTAAACGGCCTGCTCACCGCGGAGGACGCCGCCGGCCTCTCGACCGGCGCCAGCTCTCTCAGccagctcgccgcggcggcgagggcggcggcgacaccgtgCGACGCCACCAAGCAGCTTCTTGCTCCGTCTCCAACCCCATTCAACTGGTTCGAGGCATTCCTTCCACGGGCCAAGGAGTTTCCTGGTGGGCTAAGCAGGAGTAGCAGAGACATCGGCGACATGTCGCTGTCATCGACGGTGGACAGGAGCCTGTCTGAGGCTGGCGCCGTGGCCATTGacaccggcgacgccgccaaTGGCGCAAACACTATGCCTGCGTTTATCAATCCTCTCGGCGTGCAGGGTGCAACCTACCAACAACACCAAGCCATCATGGGTGCCTCGTTGCCATCGgagtcagcagcagcagcagccgcctgCAATTTCCAGCATCCGTTCCAACTCTCCAGGGTGAATTGGGATTCCTGA